The Indicator indicator isolate 239-I01 chromosome 18, UM_Iind_1.1, whole genome shotgun sequence genome includes a region encoding these proteins:
- the SPDL1 gene encoding protein Spindly gives MDTETVLSLRQQLKEAENERRKAAQYGLHLLESQSEVQNQLDQIRRELTEKTEKFEQEKYSLQREIELKNRMLESLSFECDSLKQQQNVQLDKQKEQLARVYGQEICDLKNKMENLKAELDETRLSEKQLRHKVDHQQEIIAAKSEELHMMSERVHETMSSEMLNLQIELTELENVKANVEEKLNELQYSKEQLELMNSNLRHQLERLQGEKEEREKEVVSYCNALEKAREANQELQVQLDHAVQQSLDPTSRGNSLFAEVEDRRAEMERQLISVKIKYQSLQKQHAFTREQLQRMKLQMATLLQMKGSQAEFEQLERLQSMLEQKNGEVEDLLIKVRQLEKFKTLYENMEESKVSSGSKGGEPGDGYYADLLQIKLDNSNKETETLKNELSLQRMKALYESQRVLEVERKLFTNERHLQACQSENMNLRVKLDELKMKYEPEELAKGTRIKKRREKIPVDTTCEYLDSKNTSVKEAVIVQLPSKETTKMTSENWEPNDASPKKHTLEAPPRNIDPQATQKVAEHEKERKRVKIKDENHEGFTSCSRSGNNSLTSAASRLTAESRSETTEDDDKKENKVTTEKKTQKKKYTTMYVSSTPTSETQCAQQ, from the exons atggacACAGAGACTGTTTTGAGTCTTAGACAGCAACTCAAGGAAGCAGAGAATGAGCGAAGAAAGGCAGCACAATATGGCTTGCATTTATTGGAGTCTCAAAGTGAAGTTCAGAATCAGTTGGATCAAATACGTCGTGAACTGACTGAGAAAACTGAG aaatttGAACAAGAGAAATACTCTCTTCAGAGAGAAATCGAACTCAAGAATCGGATGTTGGAAAGCTTGAGTTTTGAATGTGACTCCCTTAAGCAACAGCAAAACGTGCAACTGGATAAACAGAAAGAGCAGCTTGCCAGAGTCTATGGGCAAGAAATCTGTGACCTTAAAAACAAG ATGGAGAACCTGAAAGCAGAATTAGATGAAACCCGACTCTCAGAGAAACAGCTGAGACACAAAGTGGATCACCAGCAGGAAATAATTGCTGCCAAATCAGAAGAACTCCATATGATGTCTGAACGTGTACATGAGACTATGTCTTCAGAAATGCTCAATCTTCAGATAGAACTCACTGAACTAGAAAATGTGAAG GCCAATGttgaagaaaagctgaatgaGCTGCAGTACAGTAAAGAGCAATTAGAACTCATGAACAGTAATTTACGTCATCAGCTGGAGCGCctacagggagaaaaagaagagagggagaaagaagttGTTTCTTACTGTAATGCGTTAGAG AAAGCACGTGAAGCTAATCAGGAGCTTCAAGTTCAGCTGGATCACGCGGTGCAGCAGTCCTTGGACCCCACAAGTAGAGGCAATTCTCTCTTTGCTGAG GTGGAGGACCGTAGGGCAGAAATGGAACGACAGCTGATCAGTGTGAAAATAAAGTATCAGTCTCTACAAAAACAGCATGCATTCACTAGAGAACAATTGCAAAGAATGAAG ctgcagaTGGCTACACTGCTACAGATGAAAGGCTCTCAGGCAGAATTTGAGCAGCTGGAACGCTTACAGTCAATGTTAGAACAAAAGAATGGTGAGGTGGAAGATCTTCTTATCAAAGTGAGGCAGTTAGAAAAATTTAAG ACTTTATATGAGAATATGGAAGAATCCAAAGTTAGCAGCGGCTCAAAAGGAGGAGAGCCTGGAGATGGTTACTACGCAGATTTACTGCAAATTAAACTTGACAACTCAAA CAAGGAAACTGAAACCTTGAAGAACGAACTATCCTTGCAGAGGATGAAAGCCCTATATGAGAGCCAAAGGGTTCTGGAAGTTGAAAGGAAACTCTTCACAAATGAGAGGCATTTGCAAGCTTGTCAGAGTGAGAATATGAACTTGAGAGTTAAGCTGGATGAACTAAAAATGAAATACGAACCTGAAG AATTAGCTAAAGGCACTAGAATtaaaaagaggagggagaagattCCTGTGGACACTACTTGTGAATACTTAGACAGCAAAAATACTTCAGTAAAAGAAGCTGTTATCGTTCAGTTGCcaagcaaagaaacaacaaagatGACTTCTGAGAACTGGGAGCCAAATGATGCTTCTCCAAAAAAACATACTCTTGAAGCACCACCAAGAAACATAGATCCTCAAGCAACACAAAAAGTAGCTgaacatgaaaaagaaagaaagagagttaAGATTAAAGATGAGAATCATGAAGGCTTTACTTCATGTAGCAGAAGTGGAAACAATTCCTTGACTTCAGCTGCCTCCAG GTTAACAGCTGAATCCAGATCTGAAACTACAGAAGACGAcgataagaaagaaaacaaagtcacgactgagaagaaaacacaaaagaaaaaatacacaaCAATGTATGTATCTTCTACGCCAACTTCTGAAACACAGtgtgctcagcaataa